ggagtgtacctacggttaacgaatattgattaacttggttaatgagtttagtccattaatctcatatcgttggaggtTCTGATTTGTAGGTTCGTTAGGTCCCACTGGTAGCTCACAAACGTATCGAGgtaattaaagtaatttgaaatgttcaaatttactaagggaaataatataatgtatggtgatacataataataatataaagtttatattttaattaaattttataatatacatttattttgcatttgattcaaaattaaatatttgaagaagttcaaatattaaatttcaaatattaaatttaatatgaatagaattcatattaaaactataggttcgAATTAATGCATACTAAatgcatattaaaactataggtaatatgggagaaaataattgaatgtattcaattttaaggttaaattaaatacgtgatatttaatttaatgattaattaattattaaattaaatttaattaagttaattgaattaaaactataagttatgagaGAGAtgtattaaaatatgattcaaatgcacatttaattaaatatgagatatttaattatttgatatatatatatatatatatatataactcccCAACTTGGGATTTAAACTCCCCAAATGCACATTtaaggttatatatatattataacaaaccCCCTAACTTGGGGAGTTATATGGGAGTGAGAgagaactttaaaaaaatttcctctTCTCTCTCCAGGTAGTTATCTCAAcatcacaaagaaaaaaaaacacaaaaaacacAGAGAGAATTTTTTCCCTATCTTCTTTTGgtatttttgagatttttctctatAGAAAAAATTTATGGGATCCCACTTCCTTCTACCTCACAATagaaattaatatcatatatccaAAAATTTGGTGAAACCCTCGAGAGTTGTCAATGAAAATAGTTATTAAAACCTGAAAatggtttgaaaattttaaatcattggtcTTGCCTTTCAACATTGAGTTTATGTCTAATCctttaacattttaaattacAGGTATTGATATGGAAACCCTAACAATTTGAATCAATAACCCTTTGAAAATGAGAAATCCTAATTTTCAATCACTAAAACCCCCAAATCAACACAATCTCAACCCTCAAGGATTGAGTTAGACACGAATTGCCTTAAGATCAAAGCTCTTGAGACAAAGAACAAGTTCATTGACTCAAGATTCAAACATTctacaagataagatgatcaaTCCCATTTGAATGTTCTTAGCATGCGGTTCACATACATAATTGCAAATTCAATAAGCTTTCATGACTAATCttgaaaaaataaacttaaaaggTCAAGATTCAATTCATTGTAACAACATAAAGTCAAGATTTTAATGGcattagaaagaaaaacaaaacaccaCATCAtagtttataataaaattacaaaaatatcccaactcaaaatatcataaaaaagataaattcgAGAAATacttaaattacattaaaattaTTAAGTAAAATATAAGCAATAATTTGAAACCTCTCCATATCAAATATAGTCTTTAAACCttaatatatattcattaaaaacttcaaattataaataatagatcaattaatgtttaaaaattaattagagatcaattaaatattttttaaggtttaaatttaatcttaattcattaaaaacgaattaaaaaaatattatggaCCATagttagaattttaaaatttatatatttaaagcaaaacaataatttttttttgggaataATGAGAAGAATCCCAACAAAAGAAGCAAGCAGAATAAAAGTACTGGGAAATGGGTCCTACATGAAATGAATGAATTTATATTCATAAAAATTTGTTATTGGCATCAGAATAAAGGCGCAAAAGTGAGCTCTAGAGAGagagggaaaagaaaagaggagagagaaaaaacgctcctcttcttccttctcttcttcttcttcttctccttcttcttcattcttcttccttttcttccgGTCCCTCAATTATTACACCCACCAAattcttctctctttctttcctCCATTTCATTATAATTTCCTTACCACCTTCTTCACTTCACTGCTTACTGATTACAGCAACTATGGTGTCCGCCAACAGAGAGATGGTGGTGTACTGTTTCGATACCCTTCTCGCTCACTACAACGGCGAAGAAGCCCCTCCCCCCGCTTTCGACGGCGGTCAACAGTAATTTCTTTCACCccccttttgttttttttttcttcatgtaCGATCATGTTGTGGGATTTGTTTGCTTGCATGTTTAGGTTTTAGCGTGTGATCATGTTTGTGGTTTTACTGATTTTAACGTCGGTGGGTCGGTTTCGATTATGATCGTTATTGGGTTTTGATTTCtgggtttaattttaattgttacCGAGTACTTCAAATTTTAGCGAATTGTCCACTTTGTCGTTCTTTTCCTGCTTTAAATAGCTTAGTTCAAATGTTTCATTATAGGAACACAGAGAAAGGGAGCATTTTaagtatattataaataatatttgttcaATTGAAttcgatttttgtttttgttattggtGAATGCTTTCTGTTTTGGctccttttcattttctttataaagtatggttttttttttttttttttttttttttttttttttttttttgatctaaaactaaaagaataTATGTGCTAGATAATGGTTAAAAGATAGGGTTGTGGTGAGTGGTGATAAATGGTAAGGGGAGTAACCGTTTTCTGTGTGGCTGCCAGGAAACCCGATTCAGCTACTTGTAGCTAGGCACTTCCTGCTACATACCCTGGAAAGAGCAACTTTTAGTGTGCATCATAGGGGAAAGCTTAATAAATTGAATGAGCATCTAATttgatgttttttaaaaactagatcTGCCCAAGAAGCCTGTTCCTGTGgtttatattctttttattatttttctatatatttgcGAAGTCTGAATGGAAGAAACAAGAATATAAGTATAGGCTTCTTCCTCATGGTAATAACTAATAAGTTATTGTATGTTAATTTTAGTACCATTTGTATATTGCCAAGGATCTTCCTCAGTGCTGTTGACATTTTTGTTTCCAATTTTCTCCTAGAAAGATTAGATATCATCTACAGTGATGTTAGTGGATTATATTTACTGTAGGCATATGTTCTCGTTCAAGAGTTGAGGCAATGACATCAAGTCCTATATATACAAACAGGCTGTTTTGATTCAGCATATGAGCTATAATGGTTGGTTAATCTGTATGATGAAATGTATTTCTGCTAAACTAAACATTGCTTGTCTTGAGGCcgtcttctttttgtttttagcttaTGATTATGTGTTTTCCTGTATTCATAACTTTATATAAAACTGTTTTTAATACTTGTTGGTTTGACCCTTACtgagattatatttattttacatttattgTTATGTGGTCATATCTCAGATTATtatacaaaaaggaaaacaaagttGTCACTGGTCTTCATAGAAAGCCACGACCAATTTTGTGTGTTTTCTGAGACATATTCAGCTATCAGTCTGTTGTTCTACACATTTTCTGTGTTCTATCATGTGGTTAGCATACAAGTTTCTTTTTTCCGTTTTTTGAGTTCAACAATCGGGGGGTGGGGATCAACTATCGACTTTTGAGATGGCAATTAGCGTCTCTATCTACTAAGCCATGCTCAGATTGGGTTAGATATACTTTTGTCCTTCATACCTAGTATGTTCTTACTATTGATTGCACCTGTTTTTATTTCAcgtgaatatatattttttttctgcCAGCCCCTTGTTTGTTACATGGAAAAAAGTGATCAATGGTGGTGAACCTCGTTTGCGAGGGTGCATAGGAACTCTAGAAGCTCGCTGCTTGATAAATGGCTTCAAGGATTATGCTTTAAATAGGTATTGTTGCTTAATGCCTACTTCTACCTTTCATCCACTGCTTTACCTAAAAACTTCCCAAATCAGTTGGTTGACCCGAATATTTGGGACAAAGTATTTAACAGAATTTGTGAATCTTTGATGATGGTGTTTATTTATTGAATTTGCTGTCCATTTCTGCTAGTCATCTCTAAATGCATAGATagaaattttcatttgaaagtAATGTAATGATCCAAACGTATGCTAATGGTGTCCTACTTCGTTTGTATAAGGATGGTGGTGCATGGTTCGCAGCCATAGTCTGGCCCAACTCCAGGAATTTGTACCTCACTGCTTATTATTAATCATGGTTGTCTTTGCACATAGGATAAAAATCTGGTTCTGCTTGCCTTTGCTCTGGTAGTGTAACATGAATTAAAAATGAATGagatttttcaattcttttgaGTTGGATTGGGAGTTAAAACTGTAAGATTTTTCATGCAGGCCAAAAGAAGAGTAATTGTGGATTCTATTGTCCTTTTTTACTCTAGTGACCAAAGCCTTCCAcaatttttttccatattcTATTTTACTATCGGAAAACTTTTCCACAATCCCTTGGCTTGCGTTGCTTCGCTACTAGAGTTTGGCTAGTGGTTAGATGGACAAGTAGTAAACTCTGATACTTTTTAAAACCCATGGGTTTAATTTTTTGGCAGTCATCTATTGAAggtattaattttctttataaagaaaGATTTCAATTACAACATCATAGATGAATAGTTTGATTTGTTTTTTCCCCCTCCACTTTGGAGGTCTTACATGTATAAGAAGAATCCTATggcattttaaatttagtatgTGTGTCGTGTGTGTCTTTAACACAATTGCTATTACGAGTCCTTTATCACGATGCTGTACTTTCAAGCATATCATGGAGTTCCTGAATTATTACAAATGCTGTTGGATGTTTTTGTCAGTGATCAAAACAAAGGTGTCACTTAAAGTATGATGTGTGATGGAGCAACCTTTTTCCGTTGCCCTTTCCTTGGCTTTCTTAAATCAAATTATATGGGAGAAAAATCAATGGGTGAATGGGAAGTGCATACACTTGACATAAGTGATCCATATTGTTGGAAGTTTGGTTGATTTAAAACTGATTTGATAAATAAAGTTCAGGGAATGGAGCGGCGGGGAGGAGGCTGatttcttgaatgaaattcgAGAGAGAATGAAAAATCCATTCTTAAGCGGTCTACCTGATTTCTATGTAAATTATTCACATTCATGCATGgagtccttttttttttgtgtgtgtggtGGGGGGGTTAGAAGGTGGCACTAGCATATATACATATAAGGAAATAACCATGTTTCTCTTGCTCTATCTCAACTCTTGGTTTCACATGCTCTCTCTTTTTCATTGTCATGACTAAatgcaaatttcatttttctatcTGTTCAACCTGGCCGACTTCATTGGGCATCTAAAGAGTTAGTTTGTGATTACTTTTTTCTTGAATATGTTGCAGTGCATTGAGGGACCGGAGGTTCCCCCCAATACAGCCTAAAGAATTACCATATTTGGAATGCACAGTTTCCATTCTAGTTGATTATGAAATAGCTACGAATTATCTGGATTGGGAGGTATGTCTCTGTCCCcgtccccccctccccccccccccccccccccgaccCCGATAATAATCCAAGGTTTGTGTTTGTGTTCAGCAAGTATAGTAGTTGGTTTTGGTTTTCTGCTCTTTCACAGAATCTAAGTaccttttttctttcattaaaccatctaaaacatttctcaaataataataaaaaaattatctgaAACAATTTTGTGCATTATTAATGATTAAAATATGTCTGCCAGGCATGAGCTATATTGTTAGAGTAATATTCATGAACTATCTTCTTTAAAGGAAGTCAGATGTTAGGCCACCTATTACGATCACCTACACAAGAAGGGGCAAAAAGGGGATTAACTCTTATGGAAGTTAGTTAGAAAGCGCTGGGGGCCGGTAAGACCACTGTAAGGTAATCTTGGGTTAGAAGGTAGCATATATACGTATTAGGAAGGTGTTAAGCCTCCGATTATACATCAATATAGAGGAAGGGTAAGAAGGTCATAGTGGAGGACTGGTTAGTTACGTGCTTAGCTATGTTTGAAAGGTTGGGGAGCGTCTTGTGGGGACCAGTGGGGAGAATGTTGGTGTCGGGTGTTTGTTATGCTGTTTGTTAGGCAGAGAGAGGTACTTTGTGGGAGAGCAGTAGTTTTTCATTTTCAGGTTCTGTGTATTAGCAAGTTCTTGAGAGAGAGGAGAGATTACCAACCCTCTCGAATTGGCTGAGAGAGTTTGTATTGCCTTAGGGCCTGCTCTTTCTCAATATATCAATACAAAGTAAGGGCAGTACCTTACGGAAGGCTGGGGATTTTTCATTGCTTTGTCTTTCGTAGATAGTTGTGGAAGAGCAAAGGAAGGAGAGATTATCAGCGTTCTCCAATAGGCTGAGTAGTTTTGTATTGCCTTAGCTGTTTCTTCCTCTGAATATCAATATATTCTAAGGAATACCTTTCATCAGAAAACTGGTTACCTAAAGCCTAAAGGCATGTAAGTCAATTTGTTCTTGGACAGTAACTAGTTTAATTTAACCATTTCTCTCATTGTATTTGTAGAACCCTCGGATTTTGTCGTTCTTTCTTGGCCTCTATTCACACTTACACATCATATGCATTGAATTCGCTTCATTAATAGGTTCACGATTCGACTTTGATCGTTATGGACTGGTACCAAGATCTAGTCCTAGACAGGCAGACTTAATTTTAACAGCGGGCACGGTAACAATGAAAATGGCTCCTTCTTTAGTAAGATTATATGAGCAAATGCCTGAACCAAAATATGTTATTCTTCAATTTACTAAGATATCCAGTCTCAAATTCCAAGGTGTGGACCAGGAAATGCTCCCTGAACATGTACTTATcaggaaaatgaaaaattttgagcAGATTGGCTACTACAAATATCATTTCATTTAGTGCTTGTTAGCTACTAAATACATCCAAGATTTTTGTATAATAGGAACTTTCTTGCTATATACTATCACAGGCTTATAGGCATAACTTGCAAGTGGTTTACTCAACTAGCCTTGCCAAGAAGTTAATGATAGTAGGATTCAAGATGCACGTTTAGTTCATACTTAAGTACCGTCTGAATAAATATACCCTTGCATATATATAAGGACTCACTAGGCTTGATTGTTAGAAATTCGAAAAGTGCACTGCTGTTGTGGCTTGCAAGGATTGGTTGAGTACGTTTCATGATTCTGGCTAGTTTTTCCAAAAGTGTCGAGCTGGTCCTGTCCTGGTTGCCCGTCATGCTTTTGGCCAGTCCCAAACTCTCACAGAATACTCAGTCTGGTAGGTAGCTTTATCGTAATCAGGGGTCTTCATGTCTTATTGCAGGTAGGTAAGCATGGtattattattgaatttaatGATCCCGACTATAATGCTAGACGAAGTGCTACGTATCTGCCCGAGGTCGCTGCCCATGAAGGTATGTTTACCGTGCTTTTTTGTGGATAAATATTAGTCCTCCTTTCCTTTTATTTTGAAATCCAGTGATTTGCTTTGAATACAAAGTAGTTGTCACTATAACTATGGGGTGGACTACCCCTCActccacacacacacacacacacacaccattttaattaattttgcaatttttttcacTGTTAGTAGTAAAATTTAGATTCCGTAccaaatatatatcatatattttgttttacttCATTCCTACACTAACTcttcttttaacttttattcctCGATTTTTTCTATTCATTTTATAATAACTAATTAAGTTGAGAAAACTTacttttagtccataaatttttaaGATCAATCTAATTTGATTCTTGAacataaaaaaatctatttttttagtgTCTAAAATTTTAAGCTTTAATCTATTTTGGTggatgaatttttaaatttctattcTAGTCTGTAAACTTTACAATAAGTAACTATGTTGGTTCTCACAGTTATTTGACCATTAATTAGTTATTAGATAGATAAATAGGCTTCTTATGTGCATTAACATGCCACATATAGGTTGACTGAAATAGGTATTAAGTAGGCAAATTTTATGTTGCAAAATAAtacttcttataaacacaacttCAGCAAAACTTGTAAACACAACTTCAACTTATAAACATCACTTCTACTTGATTACGGTAAAGCTGCCTGCTGGGTCAATCGGATACACTTATGGAGTGATTTGGTGATTGCATCATTATATCCATCCTGCCTTTTGCAAAATAATTAAATGCAAGTTATATAGATATCAaagccaagttttgaaaattgaaacaaagtatttaaaaatttgattctgtttttgaaatttggctctGAATTCTAATCTTTCTAAAAGATGAAATCCGTGGTAAAAAATTTGCGAGTgtataaactaaaaattttcaaaaacaaaaaatcaattgGTTATGCAACGAAGACTGTCTTTGAGAGTCATGGATCAAAATGACTCTAAAAATGATCAACTTTCTGAAGTTAATGACTAGACTATACATTTTGGAtgtttaaaaaccaaatggaACAAGGATCCAAATGTGATTTAAACCAAAAATTTATTTGGCCCCTCCAAGACTTCTAAGTCTATCATTCATATAATTTGTCTGCATATGAAGTcagcataattttttttaacagtcAATTTAGCTACACATGCAATTCCTACAATCACTTTCTTGACTCGAGGATGTGAATTGTGAAATAATAGTTTTTACTGTACGTGTTTgcattttctcttattctaaGTATCCTATACTCGGTACATCTTCCCATGTTTACTCGAATTTTTTGTTGTTGCCCTGTATCTTCCTTCTGCGAGATTGACAAGTCCTCGAGCAGAGTGAGATATCTCGTGGTCTTGTATTAGACTTTGACAGGGTGGCCTGATTTATGCAactcaaaagaacaaaataccTTTTGAAATCCAGTTTTTTTTTGCCTAAAACGTTGCCAAATGTCTGTTTAGCTTTATAGTTCCTCCAGCTGACTGGGGTTTCGGGTTCGGCTGGATCTTGATTTTTTCAGGTTGGACAAAAATCGAGGCGATTGACTCATTGATGCGGAAGGCAGGATATAATGGTGCAATCACCGAGTCACTGCGTAAACGTATTCGATTGACCCGGTACCAGAGCACCCTATTCACCATGCACTATGGTGAGTATGTCTCCTATGTTAAAACTACCCGGGGCACAGCTCCTTGCGTGGTCGGGGCTAAAGCCTAACAACCATTGATTCTTCCAAACGGCCTTTGCTAAAATCTGCAAAGCTTAAGTTTGGGTACTgaactaaaacaaaatataggATGCCTGAATGATATGTCTTGTGTTCCATTCATCCAAGATGCTTCTTTTGAATCACTGTCTTTTCAATGCCATTCaacaagaaaggaaaaaaaggcgGGGGGGGAACTGAAGAACCCAATAGTTATTTGGAAACTTATCATTCAAGCCTTGCAGCTTCTCTGTAGTTTGCTGCTCTGTAATACTTCCCAGTTCTAATTATCATATTGCTATATGCTATTTATCTATCTACCATTTTAGCTGCATCTTTTTCTATCAATGGGTTTGAACATTAAAATTTGAAGGTTTTTCCcccttttaatttcatttgtATATTACATTGCATCCTACCTTTTTATCTTCATGATTTTCGTTTCAATTGTGATTAGTCAAGGTATGTGGAAGCTGACTCGAACACTCTTAGAtatcaaaaagagaaaaatctaTATATTTCCTTTGTGGATTCATAGAGGTATGGTTTGTGAATGTTGTGTTGGAACATGATTCACA
This genomic window from Benincasa hispida cultivar B227 chromosome 4, ASM972705v1, whole genome shotgun sequence contains:
- the LOC120075526 gene encoding uncharacterized protein At2g38710 → MVSANREMVVYCFDTLLAHYNGEEAPPPAFDGGQHPLFVTWKKVINGGEPRLRGCIGTLEARCLINGFKDYALNSALRDRRFPPIQPKELPYLECTVSILVDYEIATNYLDWEVGKHGIIIEFNDPDYNARRSATYLPEVAAHEGWTKIEAIDSLMRKAGYNGAITESLRKRIRLTRYQSTLFTMHYGEYVSYVKTTRGTAPCVVGAKA